One segment of Stappia sp. 28M-7 DNA contains the following:
- a CDS encoding MFS transporter, whose product MTIDTPTTAPCPSRAAQETRPSALALAILLLGGFITVFDLFVVNVAIPSMQADLGVSFAEIGFVIAGYELAFGVLLIAGGRLGDRHGRRRLFALGMAGFALTSLLCGLAPDATSLIVARLLQGATGAILFPQVYALLRVMYDEAGRRRAFGLLGMTLGMAAIAGQVLGGLIVESDLFGLGWRIIFLINLPIGILALLVARVIPESRSSRAMSVDWPGIGLATAGLLLLLLPLLEGPNIGWPLWTWASMAASLVLLAAFLAWQHLLARRGGDPAIDLALFRNAGFSAGSVVVLLVYSTSTSLFLCFALLVQSGLGLTPFAAGTLFAPASVGFVVASLVAPKLATRFGNRAIAGGALVYAAGIGWLIVTASGLERSAEALALLPPLVLFGFGQGLSMTPLLNLVIGYVEENHAGMAASFISTMQQVGGAFGVSVVGIFFVGILASDAGEGIGQAGRYAGAFSGAMLYNLAAVLVAVALIVWITRKKAG is encoded by the coding sequence ATGACCATCGATACCCCCACCACCGCCCCCTGCCCCTCTCGAGCCGCACAGGAAACCCGCCCTTCGGCTCTGGCGCTGGCCATCCTGTTGCTCGGCGGGTTCATCACCGTTTTCGACCTGTTCGTCGTCAATGTCGCCATACCGTCGATGCAGGCCGACCTTGGCGTGAGCTTCGCCGAAATCGGCTTCGTCATCGCCGGATACGAGCTGGCCTTCGGTGTGCTGCTGATCGCCGGCGGACGGCTTGGCGACCGCCATGGCCGGCGGCGCCTGTTCGCGCTCGGCATGGCTGGATTTGCCCTCACCTCCTTGCTCTGTGGCCTCGCCCCCGACGCCACGAGCCTGATTGTGGCCCGCCTTCTGCAAGGCGCGACCGGAGCGATCCTGTTTCCGCAGGTCTATGCGCTGCTACGCGTCATGTATGACGAGGCAGGCCGTCGCCGGGCCTTCGGCCTTCTCGGCATGACGCTCGGAATGGCGGCAATCGCCGGACAGGTCCTCGGCGGTCTTATCGTCGAGAGCGATCTGTTCGGGCTCGGCTGGCGGATCATCTTCCTCATCAACCTGCCGATCGGCATCCTCGCCCTGCTGGTGGCACGCGTCATTCCGGAATCGCGGTCTTCCAGGGCCATGAGCGTCGATTGGCCGGGGATCGGGCTTGCAACGGCCGGTCTGCTGCTCCTGCTCCTGCCGCTGCTCGAAGGCCCCAATATCGGCTGGCCGCTGTGGACATGGGCCAGCATGGCCGCCTCGCTGGTACTGCTGGCCGCGTTTCTCGCCTGGCAGCATCTGCTTGCACGACGCGGCGGCGATCCCGCCATCGACCTCGCCTTGTTCCGCAACGCCGGGTTTTCCGCAGGCTCCGTGGTTGTGCTTCTGGTCTACTCGACATCGACGTCGCTGTTCCTGTGCTTCGCCCTGCTGGTGCAGTCCGGCCTTGGCCTGACACCTTTCGCGGCCGGCACGCTGTTCGCACCGGCAAGCGTCGGCTTCGTCGTCGCCTCGCTGGTGGCCCCGAAGCTGGCGACGCGTTTCGGAAACAGGGCGATCGCGGGCGGCGCACTCGTTTACGCGGCAGGGATCGGCTGGCTGATCGTCACCGCATCCGGTCTGGAACGCAGCGCCGAAGCACTCGCGCTCTTGCCGCCGCTGGTGCTGTTCGGCTTCGGCCAGGGCCTCTCGATGACCCCGCTGCTCAATCTGGTCATCGGCTATGTCGAGGAAAACCATGCCGGAATGGCCGCCAGCTTCATCTCCACCATGCAACAGGTCGGCGGAGCCTTCGGCGTTTCCGTTGTCGGCATCTTCTTCGTCGGCATTCTCGCCAGCGATGCCGGCGAAGGCATAGGCCAAGCAGGTCGCTATGCCGGCGCCTTCTCCGGCGCGATGCTCTACAACCTCGCCGCCGTCCTTGTCGCGGTTGCCCTCATCGTCTGGATCACGAGAAAGAAAGCCGGATGA
- a CDS encoding GntR family transcriptional regulator, with protein MTRTEGSVERTYRELKEMAANYRFKPDSRLNESELAKKLDTSRTPLREALNRLVAEGFLTFRSGQGFFCRSLTPAEIMDLYEARAAIECEAAKLAALRAKPEDVAALETFLNESRVDYQPGTSPVDLVRLDEEFHTRLTALSGNAEMVRMLENMNGRIHYVRLIDLKTLCERDGPDSVTTDPHQRILEAVKRGDADAARAEMAAHIERRLESITENVRNAFAQLYAP; from the coding sequence ATGACAAGAACCGAAGGAAGTGTTGAGCGGACGTACCGGGAGCTCAAGGAAATGGCGGCGAATTACCGGTTCAAGCCGGATTCACGCCTGAACGAGAGCGAGCTGGCCAAGAAGCTCGACACCAGCCGAACTCCCTTGCGCGAGGCGCTCAACCGTCTGGTCGCCGAAGGGTTCCTTACCTTCCGCAGCGGCCAGGGCTTCTTCTGTCGCTCGCTGACGCCAGCCGAGATCATGGACCTCTACGAGGCCCGCGCCGCCATCGAGTGCGAGGCGGCCAAGCTCGCGGCCCTGCGGGCCAAGCCCGAGGATGTCGCGGCACTGGAAACGTTCCTCAACGAGTCCCGTGTCGACTACCAGCCCGGCACGTCGCCCGTCGATCTCGTGCGGCTGGACGAGGAGTTCCACACGCGGCTGACCGCGCTCTCCGGCAATGCCGAGATGGTGCGGATGCTGGAGAACATGAACGGACGCATTCACTACGTCCGTCTGATCGACCTCAAGACGCTGTGCGAGCGCGACGGGCCCGACAGCGTGACCACGGACCCGCACCAGCGGATCCTGGAAGCCGTGAAGCGCGGCGACGCTGACGCCGCGCGGGCCGAAATGGCCGCCCATATCGAACGGCGCCTGGAATCGATCACCGAGAACGTGCGCAACGCCTTCGCGCAGCTCTACGCACCCTGA
- a CDS encoding helix-turn-helix domain-containing protein, translating into MQTLYVSFRPNECRSEAPVHLDLRGDWSSYVDEVPRDLVAINGVGSLESMERSKRHHHEKAQLLYSARGVINCEVDDGVWIVPPQCAIWIPGSLPHAAFGSGEVECICLFVAPDAAANLPVKCCTIAVSGLLQHLLVRASELPERYEIDGPDGRVVSVLLDELAKAPVEELCLPIPSDPRLKHLAGLLVSSPADHATVAEWACRVALSERSLSRMLMEEIGMSFGRWRRQLHVILALRRLSAGQTVQTVALDLGYESASSFVTMFRKMVGKPPGRYLLERQEAVPIPRSDPPPKSRYCRR; encoded by the coding sequence ATGCAGACATTATATGTTTCATTTCGGCCAAATGAGTGTCGCAGCGAGGCCCCCGTGCATCTGGATCTCCGTGGAGATTGGTCTTCGTATGTCGATGAGGTCCCCCGCGATCTCGTCGCGATCAATGGTGTCGGCAGCCTGGAGAGCATGGAGCGATCAAAGCGTCACCATCATGAAAAGGCGCAGCTGCTCTATTCCGCCCGCGGCGTCATCAACTGCGAGGTCGATGACGGCGTCTGGATCGTGCCGCCGCAGTGCGCCATCTGGATTCCCGGCAGTTTGCCGCATGCCGCATTCGGTTCGGGCGAGGTGGAGTGCATCTGCCTTTTCGTCGCGCCGGATGCGGCTGCGAACCTGCCGGTCAAATGTTGTACGATCGCGGTTTCGGGTTTGCTGCAACATCTGCTGGTCAGGGCCAGCGAGCTTCCGGAGCGCTACGAGATCGACGGCCCGGACGGTCGTGTCGTTTCTGTCCTTCTCGACGAACTGGCCAAGGCCCCAGTCGAGGAACTCTGCCTTCCGATCCCCTCTGACCCGCGCCTGAAACATCTTGCCGGGCTTCTGGTCTCATCGCCGGCGGATCATGCGACGGTTGCCGAGTGGGCCTGCCGGGTCGCGCTCAGCGAGCGCAGTCTCAGCCGCATGTTGATGGAGGAGATCGGCATGAGTTTCGGCCGCTGGCGTCGCCAGTTGCACGTCATCCTCGCGCTTCGGCGGCTGAGCGCCGGCCAGACGGTCCAGACCGTCGCACTCGACCTCGGCTACGAGAGCGCCAGCAGTTTCGTGACCATGTTTCGCAAGATGGTCGGCAAGCCGCCCGGCCGCTATCTCCTGGAACGGCAGGAGGCCGTTCCTATCCCGAGATCAGACCCGCCGCCGAAATCACGCTATTGCCGCCGTTAG
- a CDS encoding helix-turn-helix transcriptional regulator yields MDSRLDRTRSKLADFLRRRRESLSPLDVGLPVGKRRRTPGLRREEVAALAGVGITWYTWLEQGRAITVSAAFLDNVSRVLKLDEIERRHLFLLAHQRPPAVAGQAWCELPPLVRLLLDDLTRRPSYVLNLRWDVIGWNAAAEQLFGFEPRDPGERNMLWMLFADDRLNSRIVEWAVQAPQVLASFRRDFARAPEDESMVALVGALEEVSPSFKVLWNQHDVHGRCEGRRSFMIEGRGAVVFDHSSFIVDEETHLRLVFYAEAESEQPLPMRGESAEASRV; encoded by the coding sequence ATGGACAGCCGGCTGGATCGTACGCGCTCCAAACTGGCGGATTTCCTGAGGCGGCGGCGGGAGAGCCTGTCCCCGCTCGACGTCGGTTTGCCGGTCGGGAAAAGGCGGCGGACGCCGGGGCTTCGCCGCGAGGAGGTCGCCGCGCTCGCCGGTGTTGGCATCACCTGGTACACGTGGCTGGAGCAGGGCCGGGCCATCACGGTCTCCGCCGCCTTTCTCGACAATGTGTCCCGCGTTCTCAAACTGGATGAAATCGAGCGGAGGCACCTGTTCCTGCTCGCCCACCAGCGCCCGCCCGCCGTGGCGGGGCAGGCCTGGTGCGAGTTGCCCCCGCTGGTGCGGCTGTTGCTCGACGACCTCACGCGGCGCCCTTCCTATGTGCTGAACCTGCGCTGGGACGTGATCGGGTGGAACGCTGCGGCCGAGCAGCTGTTCGGGTTCGAGCCGCGAGATCCCGGTGAGCGGAACATGCTCTGGATGCTGTTCGCCGATGACCGGCTGAACAGCCGGATCGTGGAATGGGCGGTCCAGGCCCCGCAGGTTCTGGCGAGTTTCAGGCGGGACTTTGCCAGGGCTCCGGAGGACGAAAGCATGGTCGCGCTGGTTGGGGCGCTGGAAGAGGTCTCCCCCTCGTTCAAGGTGCTGTGGAACCAGCACGACGTGCATGGGCGCTGCGAAGGCCGTCGGAGCTTCATGATCGAGGGCAGGGGCGCGGTTGTCTTCGATCACTCGTCCTTCATCGTGGATGAGGAAACGCACCTGCGGCTCGTGTTCTACGCGGAGGCCGAAAGCGAGCAGCCGCTGCCGATGCGCGGAGAAAGCGCCGAGGCCAGCCGTGTCTAG
- a CDS encoding LysR family transcriptional regulator, producing MIRHSLIELDAVLAIARRASFRAAALDLGMSTTALSNTIAKLERELGVRLFNRTTRSVSLTDAGRNFVERVGPALQDIHGAMDAVRSQQDTPSGVLRINTFATAARAILSPLILRFLQRYPQVQVDIVTEGRLVDIVAEGFDLGLRSADLVPSDMIAVRLGPERRFAVVASPDYLKERERPRVPTDLLRHECVRVRLPDGSLFRWKFEKDEKPVQIDVKGRLTLDEASLARMAVLEGTGIGFFMEEDVQQDLAAGRLVRLLEDWTPRQPPLCLYYPGRKNPSAAFRALVEMARGLAAEPAS from the coding sequence ATGATCCGACACAGCCTGATCGAACTGGACGCCGTGCTCGCCATCGCCCGCCGCGCCTCGTTTCGCGCCGCGGCGCTGGACCTCGGCATGTCGACGACGGCGCTCAGCAACACGATCGCCAAGCTGGAGCGCGAACTCGGAGTGCGCCTGTTCAACCGCACGACGAGAAGCGTGTCGCTGACCGACGCGGGGAGGAATTTCGTCGAACGGGTCGGACCGGCCCTCCAGGACATTCACGGCGCGATGGATGCTGTCCGCTCGCAGCAGGACACGCCTTCAGGAGTGCTGCGGATCAACACCTTCGCCACCGCCGCCCGCGCGATCCTGTCCCCGCTCATCCTCCGGTTCCTGCAGCGCTATCCGCAGGTGCAGGTCGATATCGTCACCGAAGGCCGGCTGGTCGATATCGTCGCCGAAGGTTTCGACCTCGGGCTGCGCAGCGCCGATCTTGTTCCCAGCGACATGATCGCGGTCAGGCTGGGACCGGAACGCCGTTTCGCCGTCGTCGCATCGCCGGACTATCTGAAGGAGCGGGAAAGACCGCGCGTCCCGACGGACCTTCTGCGGCACGAATGCGTGCGCGTCCGGCTGCCCGACGGCAGCCTTTTCCGCTGGAAGTTCGAGAAGGACGAAAAGCCCGTCCAGATCGACGTGAAGGGCCGCCTGACGCTCGATGAAGCGAGCCTTGCGCGCATGGCTGTGCTGGAGGGAACCGGCATCGGCTTCTTCATGGAAGAGGACGTGCAGCAGGACCTCGCGGCCGGCCGGCTGGTGCGGTTGCTGGAGGACTGGACGCCCCGGCAACCGCCGCTTTGCCTGTACTATCCGGGCCGCAAAAACCCCTCCGCCGCGTTCAGGGCCCTTGTCGAGATGGCCAGAGGCCTGGCCGCCGAACCGGCGAGCTAG
- a CDS encoding tripartite tricarboxylate transporter TctB family protein yields the protein MTRRVTGQVLFAFVLLGLNTVYASQVLIMPFPFVTGEPGPAFMPMLLCGFVYVAVLKILVDEFRSPEPVPDAERALSAIPRVGIVGPLVAITLISLFVIVFFYAGYIVAAALYTFAISLFFNYEQSGSWGRSVIFAVLTSAAITVFGWLFFVKLFGLYLPMWEL from the coding sequence ATGACGCGACGTGTCACGGGGCAGGTGCTGTTTGCATTTGTCCTGCTCGGATTGAATACGGTTTATGCCAGCCAGGTGCTGATCATGCCGTTCCCCTTTGTGACCGGCGAGCCGGGCCCGGCCTTCATGCCGATGCTGCTGTGCGGCTTCGTCTATGTCGCGGTTCTGAAGATCCTGGTCGACGAATTCCGCAGCCCCGAGCCGGTGCCAGATGCCGAGCGCGCCCTGAGCGCGATCCCGCGGGTCGGCATTGTCGGCCCGTTGGTGGCCATCACCCTGATCAGCCTGTTCGTGATCGTGTTCTTCTACGCCGGCTATATCGTCGCCGCCGCGCTCTACACCTTCGCGATCTCCCTGTTCTTCAACTACGAACAAAGCGGCAGTTGGGGCCGGTCGGTGATCTTTGCCGTCCTGACCTCCGCCGCGATCACGGTGTTCGGCTGGCTGTTCTTCGTGAAGCTGTTCGGGCTCTACCTGCCGATGTGGGAGTTGTGA
- a CDS encoding thiamine pyrophosphate-binding protein, which translates to MTQTMNGAQVILKMLELHGVRHVFGLPGETTIGWYKEWQEHSNIEYVLTRDERTASFAAEAYAKITGRPCVLEAPSPGVTHCTPGITEAYLSSVPVIYFSSDIPINQDKKHGLTGVDQTALYAAICKESFVLTKVAEIPFLLRRAFRVATSGRPAPVHIRVPINVFHEEAEITDLYAEPEYQFFPAHRPVADHSRIRAAIDVLLAAKKPVIVCGQGALISKATQAVLDLAELLQIPVGTTTPAKGVIPETHPLSLRVIGARGGMEYSNSYVREADTVFFIGSNTDSSGTDHWKLYGDPKTKTFLHLDIAEAHVGNNFPLKVGMVGDARATLEYMVELIRAEHPAVKRDKIDLTDMKRTALDAVFNSNMPMPEGTVSPVKLTQVLDRILPADAIVTAEPGVSAIYPSALMSVREAGRRYITNYSMGSLGYSVPAGIGAAFASDGPVISFTGDGSLAFVLGDFETIRRSGKNITVILTRNDTYGWIRGEAILLDNVDAPWTTDFGAVDYVKVAEGFGFKAARITSEDQIEAVLSEAIANPGANFIEMMVPSQDKIVPFVPAWVRSAKERKLPYFA; encoded by the coding sequence GTGACACAGACGATGAATGGCGCTCAGGTCATCCTGAAGATGCTGGAGCTGCATGGCGTCCGGCATGTCTTCGGCCTTCCGGGGGAGACGACCATCGGTTGGTACAAGGAATGGCAGGAGCACTCGAACATCGAATACGTGCTCACCCGCGACGAGCGGACCGCTTCCTTCGCCGCGGAGGCCTATGCCAAGATCACCGGCCGTCCTTGCGTGCTGGAGGCCCCGAGCCCAGGCGTCACCCATTGCACGCCGGGTATCACCGAGGCCTATCTCAGCTCGGTTCCGGTGATCTATTTCAGCTCCGACATCCCCATCAACCAGGACAAGAAGCACGGCCTGACCGGCGTCGACCAGACGGCGCTCTACGCCGCCATCTGCAAGGAATCCTTCGTCCTCACCAAGGTCGCCGAGATCCCGTTCCTGCTGCGCCGCGCCTTCCGCGTCGCCACCTCCGGCCGTCCGGCGCCGGTGCATATCCGCGTGCCCATCAACGTCTTCCATGAGGAGGCGGAGATCACCGACCTTTATGCCGAGCCGGAGTACCAGTTCTTCCCCGCCCACCGTCCGGTCGCCGATCACAGCCGGATCCGTGCCGCAATCGATGTGCTGCTGGCCGCAAAGAAGCCGGTCATCGTCTGCGGACAGGGCGCGCTCATCTCCAAGGCGACGCAGGCCGTGCTCGACCTTGCCGAGTTGCTGCAGATCCCCGTCGGAACCACCACGCCCGCCAAGGGCGTGATCCCCGAGACCCACCCGCTGTCGCTGCGGGTGATCGGTGCGCGCGGCGGCATGGAGTATTCCAACTCCTATGTCCGCGAGGCCGACACGGTCTTCTTCATCGGCTCGAACACCGATTCCAGCGGCACCGATCACTGGAAGCTCTACGGCGACCCGAAGACCAAGACCTTCCTGCACCTCGACATCGCCGAGGCGCATGTGGGCAACAACTTCCCGCTGAAGGTCGGCATGGTGGGTGATGCGCGTGCCACGCTCGAATACATGGTCGAGCTGATCCGCGCCGAGCATCCTGCCGTCAAGCGCGACAAGATCGACCTTACGGACATGAAGCGCACCGCGCTCGATGCGGTGTTCAACTCCAACATGCCGATGCCGGAAGGCACCGTCTCGCCGGTCAAGCTGACGCAGGTGCTGGACCGCATCCTGCCGGCCGATGCCATCGTCACCGCCGAGCCGGGCGTGAGCGCCATCTATCCGTCGGCGCTGATGTCGGTGCGCGAGGCGGGGCGCCGCTACATCACCAACTACTCGATGGGCTCGCTCGGCTATTCGGTTCCGGCCGGCATCGGCGCGGCCTTCGCCTCGGACGGGCCGGTGATCTCCTTCACCGGCGACGGCTCGCTGGCCTTCGTGCTCGGCGACTTCGAGACCATCCGCCGCAGCGGCAAGAACATCACCGTCATCCTGACCCGCAACGACACCTATGGCTGGATCCGCGGCGAGGCGATCCTGCTCGACAATGTCGATGCGCCCTGGACCACCGATTTCGGCGCCGTCGACTACGTGAAGGTGGCGGAAGGCTTCGGCTTCAAGGCGGCGCGGATCACCTCGGAGGACCAGATCGAGGCGGTGCTCAGCGAGGCGATCGCCAATCCGGGCGCCAACTTCATCGAGATGATGGTGCCCTCGCAGGACAAGATCGTCCCCTTCGTGCCGGCCTGGGTTCGCTCGGCCAAGGAGCGGAAGCTGCCGTATTTCGCCTGA
- a CDS encoding nuclear transport factor 2 family protein, with translation MTIGLPSVVATYFAADRDNEVDAMLGCFARDAVVRDERRTHSGLEEIRRWKADASAKYSYTCVPFSCARDGERTVVTSHLEGDFPGSPVDLRYFFLLREGKIAELEIVP, from the coding sequence ATGACCATCGGTCTTCCCTCTGTTGTCGCGACATATTTCGCGGCCGACAGGGACAATGAAGTCGACGCGATGCTGGGCTGTTTTGCCCGTGACGCCGTCGTCAGGGACGAGCGCAGGACGCATTCGGGCCTTGAGGAAATCCGGCGCTGGAAGGCCGATGCCTCGGCGAAATACAGCTACACCTGCGTGCCGTTCTCCTGTGCCAGAGATGGCGAGCGGACAGTGGTGACCAGCCATCTGGAAGGTGACTTCCCGGGCAGTCCCGTCGACCTGCGATATTTCTTTCTCCTCAGGGAAGGGAAGATCGCGGAGCTGGAGATCGTCCCGTGA
- a CDS encoding SDR family oxidoreductase yields the protein MSLEGKRALITSGTRGAGAATVELFRQLGAQVLTSARNRTEGQSDDGFFAADLTTAQGCASLAAAARERMGGVDLLVHMLGGSSAPAGGFLALTDEEWGRELNLNLMPAVRLDRELVPDMVSRGSGVVIHVTSIQRVLPLPEATTAYAAAKAALSTYSKALSKDVSPRGVRVVRVSPGWIETEASVHLAERLAAEQGVGIEEGKRLIMASLGGIPLGRPSTPLEVANLVAFLASERAGSITGTEYVIDGGTVPTV from the coding sequence CTGAGCCTTGAGGGCAAGCGGGCGTTGATAACCTCCGGCACGCGCGGGGCAGGGGCCGCAACCGTCGAGCTGTTTCGCCAGCTTGGTGCGCAAGTCCTGACCTCTGCCAGAAACAGGACCGAGGGGCAGTCCGACGACGGGTTCTTCGCGGCAGACCTGACCACCGCGCAGGGATGCGCAAGCCTGGCTGCTGCAGCACGCGAGCGGATGGGCGGGGTGGATCTCCTCGTGCATATGCTCGGTGGCTCCTCTGCCCCCGCGGGCGGCTTTCTTGCTCTCACCGATGAGGAGTGGGGCCGGGAGCTGAACCTCAACCTGATGCCGGCGGTCCGCCTCGACCGGGAGCTGGTGCCGGACATGGTGTCGCGCGGCAGCGGCGTCGTCATCCACGTGACGTCGATCCAACGGGTACTGCCCCTGCCGGAGGCGACGACCGCCTATGCGGCGGCGAAGGCTGCCCTGTCGACCTACAGCAAGGCTCTTTCGAAGGACGTCTCGCCGCGCGGGGTGCGGGTCGTGCGGGTGTCGCCGGGCTGGATCGAGACCGAGGCCTCCGTGCATCTGGCCGAGCGGCTGGCGGCGGAACAGGGTGTCGGGATCGAGGAGGGCAAGAGGCTGATCATGGCCTCGCTCGGCGGCATCCCGCTCGGCCGGCCGTCAACGCCGCTGGAGGTCGCCAATCTGGTCGCCTTCCTCGCATCCGAGCGGGCCGGCAGCATCACGGGCACCGAATATGTGATCGACGGGGGCACCGTGCCGACGGTGTGA
- a CDS encoding tripartite tricarboxylate transporter substrate binding protein, giving the protein MKFANLSKALIVAAAMSLPFAPAAGAQDYPSKDFVHIMPWSAGGGTDTVMRTFMSFAEKSLGVGINTQNITGAQSGVGTLRLMKSRPDGYTIGSLTWDSVITVPYYDLVPGFDTKQLAYLGSVTVHPTAIVVRADSPWQTLQEFVEAAKAAPGTLKISNVGTGGVWHLPALDFASQAGIEVQHIPYPGGSAAQREALLSGETEAASISISAAYAAIDSGQARVLGVMADKRDPNFPEVPTFKEAGYDVVWGGFRLVGTQAEVDPAIRKTLEEGFAAVFEMPEFQATAKETGMGAVWMNADETAAYVEQSQKKAFALIDQLIADGLLQK; this is encoded by the coding sequence ATGAAATTCGCTAACCTGTCCAAGGCCCTGATCGTGGCCGCGGCGATGTCGCTGCCGTTCGCGCCGGCGGCCGGCGCCCAGGATTATCCCAGCAAAGACTTCGTTCACATCATGCCGTGGAGCGCTGGCGGTGGCACGGACACCGTCATGCGGACCTTCATGAGCTTTGCCGAGAAGTCGCTCGGCGTCGGCATCAACACGCAGAACATCACCGGTGCGCAGAGCGGCGTCGGCACGCTGCGCCTGATGAAGTCGCGTCCCGACGGCTACACCATCGGCTCGCTGACCTGGGACAGCGTGATCACCGTGCCGTATTACGATCTGGTGCCGGGCTTCGATACCAAGCAGCTCGCTTATCTCGGCTCGGTCACCGTCCACCCGACGGCGATCGTGGTGCGTGCCGACTCGCCCTGGCAGACGCTCCAGGAGTTCGTCGAGGCCGCCAAGGCCGCGCCGGGCACGCTGAAGATCTCGAATGTCGGCACCGGCGGTGTCTGGCACCTTCCGGCGCTCGACTTCGCCAGCCAGGCGGGCATCGAGGTGCAGCACATCCCGTATCCGGGCGGTTCGGCCGCGCAGCGCGAGGCTCTGCTTTCCGGCGAGACCGAGGCGGCCTCCATCAGCATCTCCGCCGCCTATGCGGCCATCGACAGCGGCCAGGCCCGTGTGCTCGGCGTGATGGCCGACAAGCGCGATCCGAACTTCCCCGAGGTCCCGACCTTCAAGGAAGCCGGCTATGACGTCGTGTGGGGCGGCTTCCGCCTGGTCGGCACCCAGGCCGAGGTCGATCCGGCCATCCGCAAGACCCTCGAGGAAGGCTTTGCCGCTGTCTTCGAGATGCCCGAGTTCCAGGCGACCGCCAAGGAGACGGGCATGGGCGCGGTGTGGATGAACGCGGACGAGACCGCGGCCTATGTCGAGCAGTCGCAGAAGAAGGCGTTCGCGCTGATCGACCAGCTGATCGCCGACGGCCTGCTGCAGAAGTAA